Genomic window (Vulpes lagopus strain Blue_001 chromosome 6, ASM1834538v1, whole genome shotgun sequence):
AAAGCAGATCTCTTTTCGTTGTCCGCAGCATTGATGTCAGCATGGTAGGTTATCAGAACCTGCACCATTTCCAAATGGCCTTGCCAGCAGGAAACATGAAGTGCTGTCCTTCCTTCGGCATCACTTGCTTCTACATTTGCACCATTTTCTAGAAAGTACTCAGCCATTGTAAGTTGGTTTTCTAGGGCCAAAATATAAAGCGTAGGCCTCCCATCAGCATCCTTGTAGTTAACGTCGGCTCCATGGCTAAAAAGTAATTCAACAATGTCCCTATGCCCTTCTAATGCAGCAACCCGCAGTGCATTTCTTCCATCGTAACCTCTTTGATCAATGttggatttattttctaataatatttgaACACAATCATAATGACCCTCTTGTGCAGCTAATATGAAAGGTATTCGTCCATCATTATCAATCTCATTTGTTCTAGCACCTTGTTCAATAAGTGCTTCACATATTAATCTGTGACCTTCAAAAGCTGCCATATGCAAAGGTGTCCACCCGGCATCATCTCTGTGATTTTCATCTAACCCTCTATCCAATAGAGTACGTACTACCTCAACATTTCCTTGGGCTGAAGCTATGCTGAGGACTGTCCTACCTTCACTATCGATGCTATCCACGGCTGCACCCCAAAACAAAAGCGTGTTTACAACTGAGGCATGGCCCATAGAAGCTGCCGCTAAAAGGGGTGTACGACCATTGTTATCTGTGTGGTCCACATCTGCTCCCCCTTCTAGAAGCAAGTCAACCACATCAACGTGTCCTTCATAGGCAGCTACCAGCAGTGGAGTCATGCCATCTTTATCACAATGATCTACTTCAGCACCTCGATCAATTAAAAGACTAACAACTGATGCATGTCCTTTACTTGCAGGCACACAGAGTGCAGCTACAGAGAGTGCAGTCCTGCCATCAACATCCTCATGATTCACTTCTGCTCCGTGGTCCAGCAGGTGTTCCACAATTTCTCTATGTCCCATGTATGCTGCTGCTATCAAGGCAGTTCTACCTTCATTATCAGCTTTGTTGACTTCAGCACCATGTTGTAGCAAATTCAGTACAATATCCTCATGTCCTCCCCAAGCTGCTGCTCTCAAAGCTGTTCGGCTATCAGCATCTGCACAATCCACTTTTACGCCAGCATAAAGTAGTGCAGAAACTACCTCAGTATGGCCACCCCAAGCAGCAGATCTTAATGCTGTCCAACCATCTTGATCAGTATGATTAATATTTGCACCACACCCAATCAAACAATTAACCACCTTGGTATGTCCTTGTCTAGCAGCTAGGGTAAGTGGTGTATGTCCATGCGCATCTTCTATCTCTAAATCTGCTCCCCTGGAGACCAGTAAATTCACTACATCAAGATTGCCACTGTATGCAGCATTAGCCAATAATGTTCTTCCATTTGAATCACACTGATTTACTGAAGCTCCATTATCTAATAATGTCCGAATGGAATCCTCTCGTTCTAAGGCTTGTCTGACTATGCACGATGTGCGATCGTCTTCACTGTTGACGTGAGCACCAGCTTTAACCAACAGCTGTAGCACTTCTTGTTCCTTGGGAATTAGAGTAGACAGGGAATCTCTGACAGGTGTACCATTCCATATCATCCAGAGAGCTAACTCAGCTGTCTCCAACTGTAAGTTTGAGTTAATTAAATGCAATGCAAATTCTTGTGCTTCCAATGGTGTTAAATTCTTGGCTTGACAGGTATAACTCATGGCCAACATTCTGTGTCCTTCTGCTGCATTACATAAATACTTCTGAGTGCAGTGTTTCACATCCAGAAGCCACTCTGCAAAACTATAGTGAAACAGTATTTTAGTATTTCCTAGTCCATCAACAAGAAGTTTGGAGAGGACATCTAACTTACGTTGGAAGTCTTCCAAGGTTAATGACATATTTTTAGTCCATACTGCATGATATAATTCCGTGATGGTCAATGGCCGGCAGGCTGCAAGAATCACATTCAAAATGGGCTGAACTTTTGCAAACTGTTTCCTTACGAAAAGTCGCTGACACAGCCAGAGATATAGACCATTTAGAGTTCCTGGGATGTCACGAATCTCtcttaacataataaaattttctacAACTCCATCTAGAACTCGTTCTAGATAAAGAAAGCATCCGCTGCTTTTAATGTGCAGTTGATTTAACATCTCTGCGGTTTCTTTTGTGAGGTGTTGTCGCAAAGCTTCTTCTTGATCTAAACGATGAAGGATGTACTGCTGAACATCCTTAACAATGTATGCCTTCCGAAGGTCATCTAAGCTTATTTTCCGAAAACCTAGAGACAAAAAAGTGATGTCATCAGTTGAAAGTGATTACTGAAGTTGCCATATATTTGAAGAGGATGTCCTCAATATATAATAaactaata
Coding sequences:
- the ANKRD50 gene encoding ankyrin repeat domain-containing protein 50 — its product is MTNPWEEKVCKMAQTSLLQGKQFYCREWVFHKLQHCLQEKTNCCNSAVNTPSLVMNSGNNASVVSGKGAAWGVLLVGGPGSGKTALCTELLWPSSPTSLQRGLHRQALAFHFCKAQDSDTLCVGGFVRGLVAQICRSGLLQGYEDKLRDPAVQSLLQPGECERNPAEAFKRCVLLPLLGMKPPQQSLYLLVDSVDEGCNITEGEQTSTSLSGTVAELLAGHHEFFPPWLLLLCSARKQSKAVTKMFTGFRKISLDDLRKAYIVKDVQQYILHRLDQEEALRQHLTKETAEMLNQLHIKSSGCFLYLERVLDGVVENFIMLREIRDIPGTLNGLYLWLCQRLFVRKQFAKVQPILNVILAACRPLTITELYHAVWTKNMSLTLEDFQRKLDVLSKLLVDGLGNTKILFHYSFAEWLLDVKHCTQKYLCNAAEGHRMLAMSYTCQAKNLTPLEAQEFALHLINSNLQLETAELALWMIWNGTPVRDSLSTLIPKEQEVLQLLVKAGAHVNSEDDRTSCIVRQALEREDSIRTLLDNGASVNQCDSNGRTLLANAAYSGNLDVVNLLVSRGADLEIEDAHGHTPLTLAARQGHTKVVNCLIGCGANINHTDQDGWTALRSAAWGGHTEVVSALLYAGVKVDCADADSRTALRAAAWGGHEDIVLNLLQHGAEVNKADNEGRTALIAAAYMGHREIVEHLLDHGAEVNHEDVDGRTALSVAALCVPASKGHASVVSLLIDRGAEVDHCDKDGMTPLLVAAYEGHVDVVDLLLEGGADVDHTDNNGRTPLLAAASMGHASVVNTLLFWGAAVDSIDSEGRTVLSIASAQGNVEVVRTLLDRGLDENHRDDAGWTPLHMAAFEGHRLICEALIEQGARTNEIDNDGRIPFILAAQEGHYDCVQILLENKSNIDQRGYDGRNALRVAALEGHRDIVELLFSHGADVNYKDADGRPTLYILALENQLTMAEYFLENGANVEASDAEGRTALHVSCWQGHLEMVQVLITYHADINAADNEKRSALQSAAWQGHVKVVQLLIEHGAIVDHTCNQGATALCIAAQEGHIDVVQVLLEHGADPNHADQFGRTAMRVAAKNGHSQIIKLLEKYGASSLNGCSPSPVHTMEQKPLQSVSSKMQSLTIKSNSSGSTGGGDMQPSLRGLPNGPAHAFSSPSESPDSTVDRQKSSLSNNSLKSSKNSSLRTTSSTATAQTVPIDSFHSLSFTEQIQQHSLPRSRSRQSIVSPSSTTQSLGQSHNSPSSEFEWSQVKPSLKSTKTNKGGKSENSSKSGAPGKKAKQNNSSQPKVLEYEMTQFDKRGPPAKSGTSAPPKQMPAESQCKIMVPSTQQEIGRSQQQFLIHQQSGEQKKRNGIMTNPNYHLQSNQVFLGRVSVPRTIQDRGHQEVLEGYPSSETELSLKQALKLQIEGSDPSFNYKKETPL